A window of the Streptomyces sp. Ag109_O5-10 genome harbors these coding sequences:
- the nadD gene encoding nicotinate-nucleotide adenylyltransferase yields MGEQDMPTGPAADEADDMATRPRYTPAGPAHTGKRRLGVMGGTFDPIHHGHLVAASEVAAQFHLDEVVFVPTGQPWQKTSRAVSPAEDRYLMTVIATAENPQFSVSRIDIDRGGPTYTVDTLRDLRALNPDTDLFFITGADALGQILTWRDSEELFSLAHFIGCTRPGHHLTDRGLPEGGVSLVEVPALAISSTDCRARVAKSDPIWYMVPDGVVRYIDKRELYRGE; encoded by the coding sequence ATGGGAGAGCAGGACATGCCTACCGGTCCGGCAGCTGACGAGGCCGACGACATGGCGACACGGCCGCGGTACACGCCGGCGGGCCCCGCGCACACCGGCAAACGCCGCCTCGGTGTCATGGGCGGAACGTTCGACCCGATCCACCACGGGCACCTCGTGGCGGCCAGCGAGGTCGCCGCCCAGTTCCACCTCGACGAGGTGGTGTTCGTGCCCACCGGGCAGCCCTGGCAGAAGACCTCCCGCGCCGTGTCACCGGCCGAGGACCGCTACCTGATGACCGTCATCGCGACCGCGGAGAACCCGCAGTTCTCCGTCAGCCGGATCGACATCGACCGCGGCGGCCCCACCTACACCGTGGACACCCTGCGCGACCTGCGCGCCCTCAACCCCGACACCGACCTGTTCTTCATCACCGGAGCCGACGCGCTCGGGCAGATCCTCACCTGGCGGGACTCGGAGGAACTCTTCTCCCTGGCCCACTTCATCGGCTGCACCCGGCCCGGCCATCATCTGACCGACCGCGGTCTTCCGGAGGGCGGCGTCTCGCTGGTGGAGGTTCCCGCGCTCGCCATCTCCTCCACAGACTGCCGTGCGAGAGTCGCCAAGAGCGACCCCATCTGGTACATGGTGCCGGACGGAGTCGTGCGCTACATCGACAAGCGCGAGCTGTACCGCGGCGAGTGA
- a CDS encoding LCP family protein — translation MNDRYDAGYGSDQYVLVGYDEYGQPVYRQIPAQQQQTYDPYAGQGQGQGQGYGYDPYAGGGQQAAPSYDTGQQAPVHDTGRQPVMPAYDPYGTGGHAAHNPYGQAAAGGRQPRVAEQTAHIPQQAGPADHATVPRQDDDEREYHTGQFAFVEQPDGDSEDVIDWLNFTENRTERREEAKRRARSRMIALVVVLALVAAGGVGYLWYAGKIPGLSSATAKGGTTISPAAQKRDVIVVHLHNTGGGGTSTVLLVDNTTTKQGSTVLLPNSLALTDDDGTTTTLAKSVDDDGSSGTRDQLDTVLGTNIEGTWRLDTPYLQNLVDLVGNIDVDTNADVPDPAAKKKGGEPLVHQGKAQTLGGKAAVAYATYRASGEAQNAQLERFGQVMQGVLRKLSSDASAATTTVQTLAQILDPSLTDKDLGTFLAKLADLAKGGDYKTALLPVQSDGTLSAETSSSVVKDILGGTAKSPSAGSAVRVSVQNATGVKDDTEKARVILVNGGYTFLEGGTAAGTRAASEVLYSDAADKENATEVAKTLGLGAGAVRKGTVGSGADVSVVLGQDYKPSSS, via the coding sequence GTGAACGACCGATACGACGCGGGCTACGGAAGCGACCAGTACGTACTCGTCGGCTACGACGAGTACGGGCAGCCGGTGTACCGCCAGATCCCCGCGCAACAGCAGCAGACGTACGACCCGTACGCAGGCCAGGGGCAGGGGCAGGGGCAGGGCTACGGCTACGACCCGTACGCGGGCGGCGGGCAGCAGGCCGCACCGTCGTACGACACCGGGCAGCAGGCCCCCGTGCACGACACCGGCCGGCAGCCGGTCATGCCCGCCTACGACCCGTACGGCACCGGCGGCCATGCCGCCCACAACCCCTACGGGCAGGCTGCCGCGGGCGGCCGCCAGCCCCGGGTCGCCGAGCAGACCGCGCACATCCCGCAGCAGGCCGGACCGGCCGACCACGCCACCGTTCCCCGGCAGGACGACGACGAACGGGAGTACCACACCGGCCAGTTCGCGTTCGTCGAACAGCCCGACGGCGACTCCGAGGACGTCATCGACTGGCTGAACTTCACCGAGAACCGCACCGAGCGCCGCGAGGAGGCCAAGCGGCGCGCCCGCAGCCGGATGATCGCCCTGGTCGTCGTCCTCGCCCTGGTCGCCGCCGGCGGTGTCGGCTACCTCTGGTACGCCGGAAAGATCCCCGGTCTGTCCTCCGCCACCGCCAAGGGCGGCACGACGATCTCGCCGGCCGCCCAGAAACGCGACGTGATCGTCGTCCACCTGCACAACACCGGTGGCGGCGGCACCTCGACCGTGCTGCTCGTCGACAACACCACCACCAAGCAGGGCAGCACCGTCCTGCTGCCCAACTCCCTCGCCCTCACCGACGACGACGGCACCACCACGACCCTCGCCAAGTCCGTCGACGACGACGGCTCCTCCGGCACCCGGGACCAGCTCGACACCGTCCTGGGCACCAACATCGAGGGGACCTGGCGCCTGGACACGCCCTACCTGCAGAACCTCGTCGATCTCGTGGGCAACATCGACGTCGACACCAACGCCGACGTCCCCGACCCGGCCGCCAAGAAAAAGGGTGGGGAGCCCCTCGTCCACCAGGGCAAGGCCCAGACCCTCGGGGGCAAGGCCGCCGTCGCCTACGCCACCTACCGCGCCTCCGGCGAGGCCCAGAACGCCCAGCTGGAGCGGTTCGGGCAGGTCATGCAGGGAGTGCTGCGCAAGCTGTCCTCCGACGCCTCCGCCGCGACGACCACCGTGCAGACCCTCGCGCAGATCCTCGACCCGTCCCTCACCGACAAGGACCTCGGCACCTTCCTCGCCAAACTCGCCGACCTCGCCAAGGGCGGCGACTACAAGACCGCCCTGCTGCCCGTGCAGAGCGACGGCACCCTCAGCGCCGAGACCAGCTCCAGTGTCGTCAAGGACATCCTCGGCGGTACCGCCAAGAGCCCGTCGGCGGGATCCGCGGTGCGCGTCTCCGTCCAGAACGCCACCGGCGTCAAGGACGACACCGAGAAGGCCCGCGTGATCCTCGTCAACGGCGGCTACACCTTCCTGGAGGGCGGTACGGCCGCCGGCACCCGGGCCGCCTCCGAGGTGCTGTACTCCGACGCCGCCGACAAGGAGAACGCCACCGAGGTCGCCAAGACCCTCGGCCTCGGCGCCGGTGCCGTCCGCAAGGGCACGGTCGGGTCCGGCGCGGACGTCTCGGTCGTCCTCGGCCAGGACTACAAGCCGTCCTCCTCCTGA
- the rsfS gene encoding ribosome silencing factor codes for MTATDRSHELITAAAQAAADKLAHDVIAYDVSDVLSITDAFLLASAPNDRQVKSIVDEIEERLQKELGAKPVRREGDRESRWILLDYVDIVVHVQHSEERVFYALERLWKDCPEIELPADAKATRGKAAEHARLQAAEDSGEPDGDW; via the coding sequence GTGACCGCAACCGACCGTTCCCACGAGCTCATCACCGCCGCCGCCCAGGCGGCCGCCGACAAGCTCGCCCACGACGTCATCGCCTACGACGTCAGCGACGTCCTGTCGATCACGGACGCCTTCCTGCTGGCCTCCGCGCCCAACGACCGCCAGGTCAAGTCGATCGTCGACGAGATCGAGGAACGCCTCCAGAAGGAACTCGGCGCCAAGCCGGTGCGCCGCGAGGGCGACCGGGAGTCCCGCTGGATCCTGCTCGACTACGTCGACATCGTCGTGCACGTCCAGCACAGCGAGGAGCGCGTCTTCTACGCCCTGGAACGGCTGTGGAAGGACTGCCCCGAGATCGAGCTGCCCGCCGACGCCAAGGCCACCCGCGGCAAGGCGGCGGAGCACGCCAGGCTGCAGGCCGCCGAGGACTCCGGCGAGCCGGACGGGGACTGGTGA
- a CDS encoding histidine phosphatase family protein, with product MTATGEVTDRGGRDRRIILWRHGQTAWNVERRFQGSTDVELTETGIGQARRAARLLGSLGPDVIVSSDLRRAADTAAQLAALTGLDVIHDEGLRETYAGVWQGLTHDEIIARYGDEYAAWKRGEPVRRGGGELETEVADRAAPVVLRHAEKLPEDGTLVVVSHGGTIRTTIGRLLGLESRHWESLGGLTNCCWSVLGEGARGWRLLEHNAGTLPEPVLGDDD from the coding sequence ATGACCGCCACCGGCGAGGTGACCGACCGCGGGGGCCGCGACCGCCGCATCATCCTGTGGCGGCACGGCCAGACCGCCTGGAACGTGGAGCGCCGCTTCCAGGGCTCCACCGACGTCGAGCTCACCGAGACCGGCATCGGCCAGGCCCGCCGCGCGGCCCGCCTGCTCGGCTCCCTCGGCCCGGACGTGATCGTCTCCTCCGACCTGCGGCGCGCCGCCGACACGGCCGCCCAGCTCGCCGCCCTCACCGGCCTCGACGTGATCCACGACGAGGGACTGCGGGAGACCTACGCGGGCGTGTGGCAGGGACTCACCCACGACGAGATCATCGCCCGCTACGGCGACGAGTACGCCGCCTGGAAGCGCGGCGAGCCCGTCCGCCGCGGCGGCGGCGAACTGGAGACCGAGGTCGCCGACCGGGCCGCCCCCGTCGTGCTCCGGCACGCCGAGAAGCTCCCCGAGGACGGCACCCTCGTGGTCGTCAGCCACGGCGGCACCATCCGCACCACCATCGGACGGCTCCTCGGCCTGGAGTCCCGGCACTGGGAGAGCCTCGGCGGTCTCACCAACTGCTGCTGGTCCGTGCTCGGCGAAGGCGCCCGCGGCTGGCGGCTCCTGGAGCACAACGCCGGCACCCTCCCGGAGCCCGTGCTCGGCGACGACGACTGA
- a CDS encoding helix-turn-helix transcriptional regulator, producing the protein MTTTAHRRRPELAAFLRSRRARVQPADVGMPPGLRRRTPGLRREEVAQLSGVGVTWYTWLEQGRPINASAQVLDAVARTLKLDLPEREHLYRLAEVPFAPVPEGLSRSVGAEVQGIIDALDPLMAVVYTSRYDVLATNAAYRDLFLVPETVRIGVPNVLWTLFTVPEETSPVVHLRRELPVMVATLRSCYGRHVGEPAWEDFIRALSQASEYFARLWESGAVAQPGPRVKTFRHEAVGELRMTSQSLSIDGMPEARIVVYTPEDERTRERVALLRERRQRLWPVTEEEAAEILREWNAENPAP; encoded by the coding sequence ATGACGACGACAGCACACCGCCGCAGGCCGGAGCTGGCCGCGTTCCTGCGCAGCAGGCGGGCCCGGGTGCAGCCGGCGGACGTCGGGATGCCGCCGGGTCTGCGGCGGCGCACGCCGGGGCTGCGCCGGGAGGAGGTCGCCCAGCTCTCGGGCGTGGGCGTGACCTGGTACACGTGGCTGGAGCAGGGCCGGCCGATCAACGCGTCGGCGCAGGTACTGGACGCGGTGGCGCGGACCCTGAAGCTGGACCTGCCGGAGCGGGAGCATCTGTACCGGCTGGCGGAAGTGCCGTTCGCCCCGGTGCCGGAGGGGTTGTCCCGGTCGGTCGGCGCGGAGGTGCAGGGCATCATCGACGCGCTGGACCCGCTGATGGCGGTGGTGTACACCTCGCGCTACGACGTGCTGGCCACCAACGCGGCCTACCGGGACCTGTTCCTGGTGCCGGAGACCGTGCGGATCGGTGTGCCGAACGTGCTGTGGACGCTGTTCACGGTCCCGGAGGAGACCAGCCCGGTGGTGCACCTGCGGCGTGAACTGCCGGTGATGGTGGCGACTCTGCGGTCCTGCTACGGCAGACATGTCGGCGAGCCGGCCTGGGAGGACTTCATAAGGGCGCTGTCCCAGGCCAGTGAGTACTTCGCCCGGCTGTGGGAGAGCGGGGCGGTGGCGCAGCCGGGGCCGCGGGTGAAGACGTTCCGTCATGAGGCGGTGGGCGAACTGAGGATGACGTCGCAGTCGTTGTCGATCGACGGGATGCCGGAGGCGCGGATCGTGGTCTACACACCGGAGGACGAACGGACGCGGGAGCGGGTGGCGTTGTTGCGGGAGCGCAGGCAGCGGCTGTGGCCGGTGACGGAGGAGGAGGCCGCGGAGATCCTCCGGGAGTGGAACGCAGAAAATCCCGCCCCCTGA
- a CDS encoding MFS transporter, which produces MTTTPRTGPGPAPAATPAKSETPGTDNRPRLLLAVVLAALFMAVLDVFIVNVAAPTMGSELHASGADLQLVVAGYAITYSVLLITGARLGDRLGHGRVHLYGLALFTTASLACGLAQGATGLIVFRLVQGAGSAVMIPQVLSIIQRAFTGEARIRALGAYSAVLAVGAAAGQIIGGVLVSADLFGTGWRPVFLVNVPVGAVLLVLGRRVLPPGAGSGPERARGMDLPGLILLAAAVSLLTVPLVLGQEEDWPLWSWLSLAAAVLLFTLFCGYEARLARRGGAPIVAPRVLRHPGMGLAVLRILAVMAVNAGFLFTLTLHVQNGLGYSPLRAGVTFAPTAAVFGAVALTWRRWPAAWQRTLTPAGFVLTALGAAGVGLAFHGGGDGGAQLYVAYAGVGAGLALAFSPTLTGALATVRPEDAADASGLLATVTQLGQLLGVAAFGTLFLNRLESVGGPQAYTSAEALSACAWALAASAAAGAVSGLVLRRR; this is translated from the coding sequence ATGACGACGACACCCCGGACGGGACCAGGTCCCGCACCCGCCGCGACCCCTGCGAAAAGTGAAACACCCGGCACTGACAACCGGCCCCGGCTGCTCCTCGCGGTCGTCCTCGCGGCCCTGTTCATGGCCGTGCTGGACGTCTTCATCGTGAACGTCGCGGCCCCCACCATGGGCTCCGAACTCCACGCCTCGGGCGCCGACTTGCAGCTGGTCGTGGCCGGCTACGCCATCACCTACTCGGTGCTGCTGATCACCGGTGCCCGGCTCGGCGACCGGCTCGGTCACGGCCGCGTCCACCTCTACGGCCTGGCCCTGTTCACCACGGCGTCGCTCGCCTGCGGCCTGGCCCAGGGAGCCACCGGGCTGATCGTGTTCCGGCTGGTGCAGGGCGCCGGATCGGCGGTGATGATCCCGCAGGTCCTCAGCATCATCCAGCGTGCCTTCACCGGCGAGGCCCGCATACGGGCGCTCGGCGCCTACTCCGCGGTCCTCGCGGTAGGCGCGGCCGCCGGCCAGATCATCGGCGGCGTCCTGGTCAGCGCCGACCTGTTCGGCACCGGCTGGCGGCCGGTGTTCCTCGTCAACGTGCCCGTCGGCGCCGTACTCCTCGTCCTCGGCCGGCGTGTCCTGCCGCCCGGCGCCGGATCCGGTCCCGAGCGGGCCCGCGGCATGGACCTGCCCGGCCTGATCCTGCTGGCGGCCGCCGTGTCCCTGCTGACGGTCCCGCTGGTGCTCGGCCAGGAGGAGGACTGGCCGCTGTGGTCCTGGCTGTCCCTGGCCGCCGCCGTGCTCCTGTTCACGCTGTTCTGCGGGTACGAGGCGCGGCTGGCCCGGCGCGGCGGCGCACCCATCGTCGCGCCCCGGGTGCTGCGCCACCCCGGCATGGGCCTGGCCGTCCTGCGGATCCTCGCCGTCATGGCCGTCAACGCCGGATTCCTCTTCACCCTCACCCTGCACGTCCAGAACGGCCTCGGCTACAGCCCGCTGCGCGCCGGTGTCACCTTCGCGCCGACCGCCGCCGTCTTCGGCGCGGTCGCCCTCACCTGGCGCAGGTGGCCGGCCGCCTGGCAGCGGACACTGACCCCGGCCGGGTTCGTGCTCACCGCGCTGGGCGCGGCCGGGGTCGGGCTGGCCTTCCACGGGGGCGGCGACGGGGGCGCACAGCTCTACGTGGCGTACGCCGGTGTGGGCGCGGGGCTCGCGCTGGCGTTCAGCCCCACGCTCACCGGCGCACTCGCAACCGTGCGCCCCGAGGACGCCGCGGACGCCAGCGGACTCCTCGCGACCGTCACCCAGCTCGGCCAGCTCCTCGGCGTCGCCGCGTTCGGCACACTGTTCTTGAACCGGCTTGAGTCAGTTGGGGGCCCGCAGGCGTATACCTCTGCGGAGGCGCTGTCAGCCTGCGCATGGGCGCTCGCCGCGTCGGCGGCCGCGGGGGCCGTGTCCGGACTGGTACTGAGGCGTCGCTGA
- a CDS encoding glycosyltransferase 87 family protein, with product MSVIAFSETRRRVPVALGACLLSFAAFWVAQRAAHVSMIDLMVYRAEGATVRGGGDLYALRTTAAHLPSTYPPFAALLFVPLTLLDVTGMRTLATAGNLALLLVFVALSMRLVGHARVEHVLWVAAAAVWCEPVWTTVRYGQVNLLLAVLVLWDLSRRPTEHPDRWAGVGVGLAAAIKLTPALFAVFLLVTGLAARRAGRDGGPWLRHARGAAAVFAGATLLAAAVLPYDSWRFWTGMMFRTGRVGRAEETANQALRGVLARLLHTPDPGALWAAAAALTAVLGLAVAVAAELRGRRAWAVAACAVTALLISPVSWSHHWVWCVPVVLLLWTRGHRTVAAGALLVFCSYALWWVPHGQGRPELHQNTVALTLSALYTVTGALFLAIARTSLPRPGPGQAVTNE from the coding sequence GTGTCCGTGATCGCGTTCTCCGAGACCCGGCGCCGGGTGCCGGTGGCGCTGGGGGCGTGTCTCCTGTCGTTCGCGGCGTTCTGGGTGGCCCAGCGGGCCGCGCACGTGTCGATGATTGACTTGATGGTCTACCGGGCCGAGGGTGCGACCGTCCGCGGGGGCGGCGATCTCTACGCGCTGCGTACGACGGCGGCTCATCTGCCGTCCACTTACCCGCCGTTCGCGGCGCTGCTGTTCGTCCCGCTGACGCTGCTGGACGTCACCGGCATGCGGACCCTGGCGACGGCCGGGAACCTGGCCCTGCTGCTGGTGTTCGTCGCGCTGTCGATGCGGCTCGTCGGGCACGCGCGCGTGGAGCACGTCCTGTGGGTCGCGGCGGCGGCGGTGTGGTGCGAGCCGGTGTGGACGACCGTGCGCTACGGACAGGTCAATCTGCTGCTGGCGGTACTGGTGCTGTGGGATCTGTCACGCCGTCCCACCGAACACCCGGACCGCTGGGCGGGGGTGGGTGTCGGGCTCGCGGCCGCGATCAAGCTGACCCCCGCCCTGTTCGCGGTGTTCCTGCTCGTCACCGGCCTGGCCGCGCGCCGCGCGGGACGGGACGGCGGCCCGTGGCTGCGGCACGCGCGCGGGGCGGCCGCCGTCTTCGCGGGGGCGACGCTGCTGGCGGCGGCCGTCCTGCCCTACGACTCGTGGCGGTTCTGGACGGGGATGATGTTCCGGACGGGACGGGTGGGGCGGGCCGAGGAGACCGCGAATCAGGCCCTGCGCGGCGTTCTGGCGCGTCTGCTGCACACTCCCGACCCGGGAGCCCTGTGGGCCGCCGCGGCGGCCCTGACGGCCGTCCTGGGGCTCGCGGTGGCGGTGGCGGCCGAGCTGCGGGGCCGGCGGGCCTGGGCGGTGGCCGCCTGCGCGGTGACCGCGCTGCTGATCAGCCCGGTGTCCTGGTCGCACCACTGGGTGTGGTGCGTGCCGGTCGTGCTGCTCCTGTGGACCCGCGGGCACCGGACGGTGGCCGCGGGCGCGCTGCTGGTCTTCTGCTCGTACGCCCTGTGGTGGGTGCCGCACGGGCAGGGGCGGCCCGAACTGCACCAGAACACCGTCGCCTTGACGCTGTCGGCGCTCTACACGGTCACCGGGGCGCTGTTCCTGGCGATCGCCCGGACATCGTTGCCGAGGCCGGGTCCCGGTCAGGCCGTGACGAACGAGTAG
- a CDS encoding NADH-quinone oxidoreductase subunit NuoF family protein produces the protein MNEALPDVPEVRVVGLPQLTSGFDLVERLDLPMHLKVHGPLEPLGGEQLAQLSERINLKGRGGAGFPFHKKLRSVAEAAIKRGVRPVVVVNGSEDEPACRKDTVLINRAPHLILDGALLCAEALGARTLVVGVTRESTQRSMEQALAERGLSNGRRSALKAFVQRNPVRMVTGAAASLIRSIDGGPAIPPGRKTSASQNGVGGAPTLLSNAETFAQLAIAARIGPERYGNTGLYDEPGTVMLTVSGAVARPMVIEVPTGVPLRYVLQLAGAPPVPQGVLTGGYHGKWIDAATVNEAIVSRNSLDAVGGALGAGAILPITQETCPLGESLRVAQWLAEESAGQCGPCYLGLPAAARGMEDILNGGGPAALEALKQVAKNVKRRGACSHPDGSAMFLESTIKAFTDDLAAHVLGNGCGRPVEGVLPLFEDGKMPTGIPGGGEPEDNGGGSRQKIYVDWTLCRGHGLCADILPEVFELGADGFPTVAQAKVPRFAEAKALRAVRRCPALALRLEEDTRAQAPARNLPVLSQGRGRRALGR, from the coding sequence GTGAACGAGGCCCTGCCCGACGTCCCAGAAGTCCGCGTGGTCGGTCTTCCTCAGCTCACGTCGGGTTTCGACCTTGTCGAAAGACTCGATCTGCCCATGCACCTCAAGGTGCACGGGCCGCTCGAACCCCTGGGCGGGGAGCAGCTCGCGCAGCTCTCCGAACGCATCAACCTGAAAGGCCGGGGCGGCGCGGGCTTCCCGTTCCACAAGAAGCTGCGTTCGGTCGCCGAGGCCGCGATCAAGCGCGGTGTACGGCCGGTCGTCGTCGTCAACGGCAGTGAGGACGAGCCGGCCTGCCGCAAGGACACGGTGCTGATCAACCGTGCCCCGCATCTGATCCTGGACGGCGCGCTGCTGTGCGCCGAGGCGCTGGGTGCCCGCACGCTCGTGGTGGGGGTCACCCGCGAGTCCACGCAGCGCTCCATGGAGCAGGCCCTCGCGGAGCGCGGTCTGAGCAACGGCCGGCGTTCGGCGCTGAAGGCGTTCGTCCAGCGCAACCCGGTCCGCATGGTCACCGGCGCCGCCGCGTCGCTGATCCGGTCGATCGACGGGGGCCCGGCGATCCCGCCCGGCCGCAAGACCAGTGCCTCGCAGAACGGTGTCGGCGGCGCGCCCACGCTGCTGTCGAACGCGGAGACGTTCGCGCAGCTGGCGATCGCCGCCCGGATAGGCCCGGAGCGCTACGGCAACACCGGCCTGTACGACGAGCCGGGCACCGTCATGCTGACGGTCTCCGGCGCGGTCGCCCGCCCCATGGTGATCGAGGTGCCCACGGGTGTGCCGCTGCGCTACGTCCTGCAGCTGGCCGGTGCGCCGCCGGTGCCGCAGGGTGTGCTGACCGGTGGCTACCACGGCAAGTGGATCGACGCGGCCACGGTCAACGAGGCGATCGTCTCCCGCAACTCGCTCGACGCGGTGGGCGGAGCGCTGGGCGCCGGCGCCATCCTGCCGATCACGCAGGAGACCTGCCCGCTGGGCGAGTCGCTGCGGGTCGCCCAGTGGCTGGCGGAGGAGAGCGCGGGACAGTGCGGTCCCTGCTACCTGGGTCTGCCGGCGGCCGCACGCGGCATGGAGGACATCCTCAACGGCGGCGGACCGGCCGCCCTGGAGGCGCTCAAGCAGGTCGCCAAGAACGTCAAACGGCGCGGGGCGTGCTCGCACCCGGACGGCTCCGCGATGTTCCTCGAGTCGACGATCAAGGCGTTCACCGACGACCTCGCCGCGCACGTTCTCGGAAACGGCTGCGGACGGCCCGTGGAGGGCGTTCTGCCGCTCTTCGAGGACGGCAAGATGCCCACGGGCATCCCGGGCGGTGGAGAGCCCGAGGACAACGGCGGCGGCAGCCGGCAGAAGATCTACGTCGACTGGACGCTGTGCCGGGGCCACGGTCTGTGCGCGGACATCCTCCCGGAGGTCTTCGAGCTGGGCGCGGACGGGTTCCCGACGGTCGCGCAGGCGAAGGTGCCCCGGTTCGCGGAGGCCAAGGCGCTGCGGGCGGTGCGCCGCTGCCCCGCGCTCGCCCTGCGCCTGGAGGAGGACACGCGCGCGCAGGCGCCGGCCAGAAACCTGCCGGTTCTCTCGCAGGGCCGCGGCCGCCGGGCGCTGGGACGCTGA
- a CDS encoding cytochrome b/b6 domain-containing protein: protein MNPRRSNSSLPKPGRSAWGVASAVVLLLIPVVVLTGGSQFQSFLNFGAGVLSLVSLSCSVIWGLIAQDRIFLNTRQRIVGQAVHRTTAVASIAFLLVHIVTKIALDHTVVIAAIIPFSLGITGSAGLIGLGSLAGLLMIFVGVTGALRSNFAAPAVVAARWRAMHMLAYPAWCAALIHGLYAGRAAKPFFMISYDLCLLGVMAALALRAAPRPFKRKVADRLVSVLGSSERPELDDLDASRARVGESGLPGYEVTREREPRSSRGGRAASQPNPLFPSAAAGAPGPEPASGFAAAYRATATTGQPQSPFAAGQTARMERVDGPSSTSGSWPIPSPPPVGEAPRSAYDPMQDTGYNIPAYSNPGAGGTGGRDVYDTGETNARYGTYNSNDTYNSGPANEPPPGASFDAPGSGEPWNTPSGGYR, encoded by the coding sequence ATGAACCCTCGTCGTAGTAACAGCTCGCTTCCCAAGCCAGGCCGATCGGCCTGGGGGGTGGCGTCCGCTGTCGTTCTGTTGCTCATACCCGTGGTTGTGCTGACCGGAGGCAGCCAGTTCCAATCGTTCCTGAACTTCGGTGCGGGCGTGCTCTCGCTCGTCTCGCTGAGCTGTTCGGTGATCTGGGGTCTGATCGCACAGGACCGCATCTTCCTCAACACCCGCCAGCGGATCGTCGGCCAGGCGGTGCACCGGACGACCGCGGTCGCCTCGATCGCGTTCCTGCTGGTGCACATCGTCACGAAGATCGCACTGGATCACACCGTGGTGATCGCGGCGATCATTCCGTTCTCGCTCGGCATCACGGGAAGCGCCGGCCTGATCGGGCTCGGTTCACTGGCTGGACTGCTGATGATCTTCGTGGGTGTCACCGGCGCCCTGCGCAGCAATTTCGCCGCTCCGGCCGTCGTCGCGGCCCGCTGGCGGGCCATGCACATGCTGGCCTACCCGGCCTGGTGCGCCGCCCTCATCCACGGCCTGTACGCAGGGCGCGCGGCGAAGCCGTTCTTCATGATCTCGTACGACCTGTGCCTGCTCGGCGTGATGGCGGCGCTGGCGCTGCGCGCCGCCCCGCGCCCGTTCAAGCGGAAGGTCGCCGACCGCCTCGTCTCCGTCCTCGGCAGTTCGGAGCGTCCGGAGCTGGACGATCTGGATGCCAGCCGTGCGCGGGTGGGCGAGTCCGGGCTGCCGGGCTACGAGGTCACCCGTGAGCGCGAGCCGCGGTCGTCGCGCGGCGGCAGGGCGGCCTCGCAGCCGAACCCGCTGTTCCCGTCCGCGGCGGCCGGCGCACCCGGCCCCGAGCCGGCGTCCGGCTTCGCCGCCGCCTACCGCGCTACGGCCACGACCGGCCAGCCCCAGTCGCCGTTCGCGGCCGGCCAGACCGCGCGCATGGAGCGTGTGGACGGTCCGTCCAGCACCTCGGGCAGCTGGCCGATCCCGTCGCCTCCGCCGGTCGGCGAGGCGCCCCGGTCGGCGTACGACCCGATGCAGGACACCGGATACAACATCCCGGCCTATAGCAATCCGGGCGCCGGCGGCACGGGCGGACGTGATGTGTACGACACGGGTGAGACGAATGCCCGGTACGGGACGTACAACTCGAATGACACGTACAACAGCGGTCCCGCCAACGAACCACCGCCCGGTGCGTCCTTCGATGCCCCGGGTTCGGGCGAACCTTGGAACACGCCTTCCGGAGGCTATAGGTGA